Proteins encoded in a region of the Haloarcula sp. CBA1129 genome:
- a CDS encoding type II secretion system F family protein, whose protein sequence is MSHASGSDDSRDDASTVPDTPLTTALIEACPGTAEVPDDYRQACRLLSVSAPPETLLTASYAVAACGSLLTLLVIVTVTGPLATTVSLGLLTLSLSVAALGRYGVPFVAEAKRIRTLGTAPSLVTTLVLGAALWPSAERAAAFAGRAGDGLLATRLEHHRQRATGTPRTGLGTFAASWGDRFPALERAVGLVENATAAPAEERPEVLDRARQCILDGTHDEMAAFAASLRGPATGLYAFGVLLPLAMVSLLPAASAAGVPVTASVLIGTYGVVLPAVLLVACCWLLGRRPVAFPSATVSRSHPDVPASAVPSVVAGIVAGIGGWLIAGALVAEWASLVGALGAGLGSALVSYYRPITEVRDHVTAIESGLPDALSAVGRRLDRGQSVEAALVEAIDETPEPTSGVIEAAVARQERLGTSVKGAFLGPGGALADVPSHRTRRAAMLLDTAATIGPPAGESVTTMGEHLDALRAIERETRRDLSQITETLSNTAALFGPLIGGATVALAGSMGGGEQFATVPSALLGPVVGWYVLVLAVSLTTLSTGLHRGLDRAFVGYRTGLALLSATVTFLVAVIATGLLV, encoded by the coding sequence GTGAGCCACGCCAGCGGTTCAGATGACTCCCGCGACGACGCGAGCACGGTACCAGACACACCGCTCACAACCGCGCTCATAGAGGCCTGTCCGGGCACTGCTGAGGTACCAGACGATTATCGTCAGGCGTGTCGACTGCTCTCAGTTTCGGCTCCGCCGGAGACACTGCTGACGGCAAGCTACGCCGTTGCAGCGTGTGGCTCCCTGCTCACACTACTCGTCATTGTGACGGTGACCGGACCACTGGCAACGACTGTCAGCCTCGGACTCCTCACCTTGTCCCTGAGCGTCGCGGCGCTGGGACGGTATGGCGTGCCGTTCGTTGCTGAAGCGAAGCGGATTCGAACGCTTGGGACCGCGCCGTCGCTCGTCACGACGCTCGTGCTTGGCGCGGCGCTCTGGCCCAGCGCTGAGCGGGCGGCGGCGTTCGCCGGACGGGCCGGCGACGGCCTGCTCGCGACACGGCTGGAACACCATCGACAGCGAGCCACGGGCACACCACGGACCGGTCTGGGAACGTTCGCAGCGTCATGGGGTGACCGGTTCCCGGCACTCGAACGCGCAGTCGGGCTGGTCGAGAACGCGACGGCAGCTCCGGCCGAGGAGCGGCCCGAAGTCCTCGACCGCGCACGGCAATGCATCCTCGACGGGACGCACGACGAGATGGCAGCCTTCGCGGCTTCGCTCCGTGGCCCGGCAACCGGCCTGTACGCGTTTGGTGTCCTCCTGCCGCTTGCGATGGTGTCATTGTTGCCCGCCGCCTCAGCCGCAGGCGTGCCAGTGACTGCATCCGTATTGATCGGAACCTACGGCGTCGTCTTGCCCGCTGTGTTGTTGGTCGCCTGTTGCTGGCTGCTGGGCCGGCGGCCGGTCGCGTTCCCGTCGGCGACGGTCTCCCGGAGCCACCCGGACGTGCCAGCGTCTGCAGTCCCGTCGGTTGTGGCCGGCATCGTCGCCGGAATCGGGGGGTGGCTCATTGCCGGCGCGCTCGTCGCTGAATGGGCCTCTCTTGTCGGTGCGCTCGGAGCGGGCCTCGGGAGCGCGCTCGTCAGTTACTACCGACCCATCACCGAGGTCCGCGACCACGTCACCGCTATCGAGTCGGGCCTCCCGGACGCGCTGTCGGCCGTCGGTCGGCGGCTGGACCGCGGCCAGTCGGTCGAAGCGGCGCTTGTCGAGGCTATCGATGAGACTCCCGAACCCACCAGCGGCGTCATCGAAGCCGCTGTCGCGCGTCAGGAACGCCTCGGGACCAGCGTCAAAGGGGCGTTTCTGGGTCCCGGCGGCGCGCTCGCTGACGTTCCGAGTCACCGTACCCGACGGGCTGCAATGCTACTGGACACGGCCGCGACAATCGGACCGCCGGCAGGGGAGTCCGTGACGACGATGGGTGAGCATCTGGACGCGCTCCGGGCCATCGAGCGCGAGACGCGTCGCGACCTCTCGCAGATAACCGAGACGCTGTCGAACACTGCCGCGCTGTTCGGTCCGCTGATCGGCGGCGCGACCGTTGCGCTGGCCGGCTCGATGGGCGGCGGCGAGCAGTTCGCCACCGTTCCGAGTGCCCTACTGGGGCCGGTCGTTGGCTGGTACGTTCTCGTTCTGGCTGTGTCGCTGACGACGCTATCGACGGGCCTGCATCGGGGCCTCGACCGCGCATTCGTCGGCTACAGAACTGGTCTGGCGCTTCTGTCGGCCACGGTCACCTTCCTCGTCGCCGTCATCGCCACCGGGCTGCTGGTCTGA
- a CDS encoding ATPase, T2SS/T4P/T4SS family translates to MREWLFGSSTASDCRCKTAIKDGRLVVTADECPGSGDLATSVDCRATVVGSLSATGVETVVTEQAGQERVYVDRAAAVLTAAGRFATRVAPLDDRLAERARRDPVAAATTAIGRAGPVADLAAETGLAVATEDFDTSAQALTAYTGPTISDARVGTAPPADAALRDQQTLPTDAVVRRYDAHGDQLPMYHIEPREQRFDADTMETLVCAYERVATAAVDGSCHPYDAATAVAGDGTTATAVGAVLEKHTGGLGILEDIFADQRVSDVFATAPVSDTRLRVRCDGETMRTNVRMTPSGANALASTFRRSSGRAFSRANPTLDATATVADRQVRVAGVSEPVSDGLAFAFRAHDNDVWRLADFVDNGTMPAPVAGLLSVVAERGGACLIAGPRGAGKTTALGALLWELPREVRTILIEDTPELPASSLQSDGRDVQALRTASGDGPSVDATEALRTALRLGEGALVVGEVRGEEASVLYEAMRVGGGDGAVLGTIHGNGPEAIRERLVSDLGVPVQSFAATDLVVTLASPASEHGRGIASVAEIVSHGDGVSFEMLYERDGPTATATGRLDRGSSHLVESLAAPGESYAEGLETIEARTERFSEAPAVEACRGESPTNEGEP, encoded by the coding sequence ATGCGTGAGTGGCTCTTTGGGTCATCGACAGCGTCTGACTGTCGCTGTAAAACGGCCATCAAGGATGGGCGGCTGGTGGTGACAGCGGACGAGTGTCCGGGCAGTGGGGACCTCGCCACGTCGGTCGACTGCCGGGCGACAGTCGTCGGTTCGCTCTCCGCGACCGGTGTCGAGACAGTCGTTACGGAACAGGCGGGACAGGAGCGGGTGTACGTCGACCGGGCGGCAGCGGTACTCACCGCTGCTGGCCGGTTCGCGACCAGAGTCGCCCCGCTGGACGACCGCCTCGCAGAGCGCGCTCGTCGGGACCCCGTCGCCGCTGCGACGACGGCGATCGGTCGAGCGGGACCGGTCGCCGATCTGGCGGCGGAAACCGGGCTGGCCGTCGCAACCGAGGACTTCGACACCAGTGCGCAAGCGTTGACCGCCTACACCGGGCCAACGATTAGCGACGCCCGTGTCGGGACAGCGCCCCCAGCCGACGCGGCCCTTCGGGACCAGCAAACGCTCCCGACAGATGCCGTCGTTCGGAGATACGACGCGCACGGCGACCAACTACCGATGTATCACATTGAGCCTCGCGAACAGCGGTTCGACGCGGACACGATGGAGACGCTCGTGTGTGCGTACGAGCGAGTCGCGACCGCTGCCGTCGACGGCAGCTGTCACCCGTACGACGCGGCTACCGCAGTGGCAGGCGACGGGACGACGGCAACCGCTGTCGGTGCCGTGCTGGAAAAACATACGGGCGGACTGGGGATTTTGGAAGATATCTTCGCTGATCAACGGGTATCCGACGTGTTTGCGACGGCCCCCGTCAGTGACACGCGGCTCCGAGTTCGCTGTGACGGCGAGACCATGCGGACCAACGTCCGCATGACGCCGTCGGGCGCGAACGCGCTGGCGTCGACATTCAGACGGTCAAGTGGTCGCGCCTTCTCGCGAGCGAACCCGACGCTCGATGCGACGGCCACAGTGGCTGACCGGCAGGTCCGCGTTGCCGGCGTAAGCGAACCGGTCAGCGACGGCCTCGCCTTCGCCTTTCGCGCCCACGACAACGACGTTTGGCGGCTGGCCGACTTCGTCGACAACGGGACGATGCCGGCACCCGTTGCTGGGCTGCTCTCCGTCGTCGCGGAACGCGGTGGAGCTTGTCTCATTGCCGGTCCTCGTGGCGCGGGCAAGACCACGGCACTTGGGGCGTTGCTCTGGGAGCTCCCCCGCGAGGTCCGGACGATCCTGATTGAGGACACGCCCGAGCTTCCAGCGTCGTCCCTGCAGTCCGACGGACGGGACGTGCAGGCGCTTCGGACTGCCAGCGGGGACGGGCCGTCAGTCGACGCCACGGAGGCCCTGCGGACCGCACTCCGGCTCGGGGAGGGCGCACTCGTCGTCGGAGAGGTCCGCGGCGAGGAGGCCAGTGTCCTCTACGAGGCGATGCGTGTCGGTGGCGGCGACGGGGCCGTCCTCGGGACGATTCATGGCAACGGCCCCGAAGCGATTCGGGAACGGCTGGTGTCGGACCTCGGTGTCCCGGTCCAGTCGTTCGCCGCGACGGACCTCGTGGTAACGCTGGCTTCGCCCGCGTCGGAGCACGGCCGCGGTATCGCATCTGTCGCGGAAATCGTCTCTCATGGCGACGGCGTTTCTTTCGAAATGCTCTACGAGCGCGACGGGCCGACAGCGACAGCTACCGGTCGTCTGGACCGGGGTAGCAGCCATCTAGTGGAATCGCTCGCCGCACCGGGCGAGTCCTACGCCGAGGGGCTCGAAACTATTGAGGCACGAACCGAACGGTTCAGTGAAGCGCCGGCTGTCGAGGCGTGTCGAGGCGAGTCACCCACAAATGAGGGGGAGCCGTGA
- the mre11 gene encoding DNA double-strand break repair protein Mre11, whose translation MTRVIHTGDTHVGYQQYNVPDRRDDFLDAFRRVVRDAIADDADAVVHAGDLFHDRRPALTDIMGTLHVLEELSEANIPFLAVVGNHEAKRDAQWLDLYESLGLATRLGDEPTVIGDTAFYGLDFVPRSQRDDLDYDFAPHDADSAALVTHGLFQPFDYGDWDAAEILSESSVAFDAMLLGDNHDPGKQQVEGAWVTYCGSTERASASERADRGYNIVTFDDEVRITRRGLDTREFVFVDVDLGPEEGVERVRSRVGQHDLKDAVVIVSISGDGDPVTPASVESFALDRGALVARVTDHREITVEEQETEISFADPDDAVTERVRDLGLSEAAHDIDETIRASKVADANVKDEVERHVRELLSADSDALAADAETAASDGGSDTEGNAGTAEDDTDDGAAVNDADGTDGDGQASVEEFL comes from the coding sequence ATGACACGGGTGATACACACCGGCGATACCCACGTCGGGTATCAGCAGTACAACGTCCCCGACCGACGGGACGACTTCCTCGATGCGTTCCGGCGAGTGGTCCGGGACGCAATCGCGGACGACGCCGACGCCGTCGTCCACGCTGGTGATCTGTTTCACGACCGCCGCCCAGCGCTCACCGACATTATGGGCACGCTGCACGTTCTCGAAGAACTCTCCGAAGCCAATATTCCGTTTCTTGCTGTTGTGGGAAATCACGAGGCAAAGCGGGACGCGCAGTGGCTTGACCTCTACGAATCGCTCGGCCTTGCGACGCGGCTCGGCGACGAGCCGACCGTCATCGGCGACACCGCATTTTACGGCCTCGATTTTGTCCCGCGCTCGCAGCGCGATGACCTCGACTACGACTTCGCTCCCCACGACGCCGACAGCGCTGCCTTGGTCACTCACGGCCTGTTCCAGCCCTTCGATTACGGCGATTGGGACGCCGCGGAGATACTGAGTGAATCATCGGTCGCGTTCGATGCGATGTTGCTCGGCGATAACCACGACCCCGGCAAGCAGCAGGTCGAAGGCGCTTGGGTCACCTACTGCGGGTCGACCGAGCGCGCGAGCGCCAGCGAGCGAGCGGACCGCGGCTACAACATCGTCACCTTCGACGACGAGGTCCGTATCACCCGCCGCGGTCTCGACACCCGCGAGTTCGTCTTCGTCGACGTAGACCTCGGGCCCGAGGAGGGCGTCGAGCGCGTCCGGAGCCGCGTCGGCCAGCACGACCTGAAAGACGCCGTGGTCATTGTCTCCATCAGCGGGGACGGCGACCCGGTGACCCCGGCCAGCGTCGAGTCGTTCGCGCTCGACCGAGGCGCGCTCGTCGCTCGGGTCACCGACCACCGGGAAATCACGGTCGAGGAGCAAGAAACCGAGATCAGCTTTGCCGACCCCGACGACGCCGTCACCGAGCGCGTTCGCGACCTCGGACTGAGCGAGGCCGCTCACGACATCGACGAGACGATCCGCGCCTCGAAGGTCGCCGACGCAAACGTCAAAGACGAGGTCGAACGCCACGTGCGTGAACTCCTGTCGGCGGATTCGGATGCCCTCGCAGCCGACGCTGAGACGGCCGCGAGCGATGGAGGGTCCGACACAGAAGGGAACGCCGGCACAGCCGAGGACGACACCGACGACGGCGCAGCGGTGAACGACGCTGACGGCACAGACGGCGACGGACAGGCGAGCGTTGAGGAGTTCCTCTGA
- the rad50 gene encoding DNA double-strand break repair ATPase Rad50 has protein sequence MKFQRIKLSNFKCYDDADLRLDDGVTVIHGLNGSGKSSLLEACFFALYGSKALDENLGDVVTIGADDCTVDLWFSHAGGDYHLTRRVRATGAQPTTAKCVLETPDGNYEGARDVRRRITELLRMDSEAFVNCAYVRQGEVNKLINASPSDRQDMLDDLLQLGKLEEYRERASDARVGVGRVRDDKQGALSQLDEQIQEKEEKELHGRLNSLETQESELQDEIEHIEDQKATAEETLTQAESVLEEYEEKRGELSTLEDDIEELETTITESETKRTELKEQISDLQDRRESLREDLSETVAETDLDSADPDPETVDARLDELQSRDDELQSRIEDQRVDAKEYSSTADALTESAADLESRVEEKREQADELAADIESARETIAERREQVSDIDDQIADLEARFEDAPTDRDGATSYKESVASDLDDARQRVTELETTLESERESLAEAEALLEAGKCPECGQDVAESPHVDSIEDDREQIAELEETLADAREDVSELESEHETATELVETADELSTLENNRSNIRQLVEEKEAGLDADQERIETLREEAAEHESEAETKREKAAEAREQAEDCRSVVAECNQERQQVKQAIKHLERVEDLLGDIDDCDDDIERLREKRSQQAELNDQRRDQLAEKRERKQELAESFDEERIEEARNEKQRATKYIEQAEETLAEKREKRDELQNAIGGVTNEIEELESLRERREDLEATLEKLDTLYEETEELQEMYGTLRAELRQRNVETLERMLNQTFDLVYQNDSYSHIELDGQYQLTVYQKDGEPLEPEQLSGGERALFNLSLRCAIYRLLAEGIEGAAPMPPLILDEPTVFLDSGHVTQLLDLVEYMRDEVGVEQILVVSHDEELVGAADALVRVEKDATTNRSRVEQVEATAAELA, from the coding sequence ATGAAATTCCAACGTATCAAACTCTCCAATTTCAAGTGTTACGACGATGCTGACCTGCGACTCGACGACGGTGTGACCGTCATCCACGGGCTCAACGGGAGCGGGAAATCCTCCCTGTTAGAGGCCTGCTTCTTCGCGCTGTATGGCTCGAAAGCGCTGGACGAAAACCTCGGTGACGTGGTCACTATCGGGGCCGACGACTGCACCGTCGACCTGTGGTTCTCCCACGCCGGCGGTGACTACCACCTCACGCGCCGGGTCCGCGCGACCGGGGCGCAACCGACGACAGCGAAATGCGTTCTGGAGACGCCCGACGGAAACTACGAGGGGGCACGCGACGTGCGCCGGCGAATCACCGAACTCCTGCGGATGGACAGCGAGGCGTTCGTCAACTGCGCCTACGTCCGCCAAGGCGAAGTGAACAAGCTCATCAACGCCTCCCCCAGCGACCGCCAAGATATGCTCGACGACCTCCTGCAACTGGGGAAACTGGAGGAGTACCGTGAGCGGGCCAGCGACGCCCGCGTCGGCGTCGGTCGCGTGCGCGATGACAAGCAAGGCGCGCTCTCACAACTCGACGAACAGATTCAGGAGAAAGAGGAGAAAGAGCTCCACGGGCGGCTGAACAGCCTCGAAACGCAGGAGTCCGAACTGCAAGACGAGATCGAACACATCGAGGACCAGAAGGCCACCGCCGAGGAGACGCTCACGCAGGCCGAGTCCGTCCTCGAGGAGTACGAGGAGAAACGCGGGGAACTGTCGACCCTCGAAGACGACATCGAGGAGCTGGAGACGACGATTACCGAGTCGGAGACGAAACGAACCGAGCTTAAAGAACAGATCAGCGACCTGCAAGACCGCCGAGAATCACTCCGCGAGGACCTCTCGGAGACGGTGGCCGAAACCGACCTCGATAGCGCGGACCCGGACCCCGAAACCGTCGACGCGCGGCTGGACGAACTGCAGTCCCGCGATGATGAACTGCAGAGCCGAATCGAGGACCAGCGCGTCGATGCGAAAGAATACAGCAGTACGGCCGACGCACTGACCGAGAGCGCCGCCGACCTCGAATCCCGGGTCGAGGAGAAGCGCGAGCAGGCCGACGAACTGGCGGCCGACATCGAATCTGCGCGGGAGACAATCGCCGAGCGACGAGAGCAGGTCAGCGACATCGACGACCAGATCGCTGACCTCGAAGCCCGGTTCGAGGACGCGCCGACGGACCGCGACGGGGCAACATCGTACAAAGAATCCGTCGCCAGCGACCTCGACGACGCTCGACAGCGAGTGACTGAACTGGAGACGACACTGGAAAGCGAGCGCGAGTCGCTTGCGGAAGCCGAGGCGCTTTTGGAGGCCGGCAAGTGTCCCGAGTGCGGGCAGGACGTGGCCGAGTCACCCCACGTCGACTCCATCGAAGATGACCGCGAGCAGATTGCGGAGCTAGAGGAAACACTCGCGGACGCTCGCGAGGATGTTTCGGAACTCGAATCGGAACACGAAACGGCGACGGAACTGGTCGAGACAGCGGACGAGCTATCGACACTCGAAAACAACCGTTCGAACATCCGCCAACTGGTCGAAGAGAAGGAAGCGGGGCTGGACGCGGATCAGGAACGCATCGAGACGCTCCGCGAGGAAGCAGCAGAACACGAGTCCGAAGCAGAGACGAAACGCGAGAAAGCCGCCGAAGCCCGCGAGCAGGCCGAAGACTGCCGTTCGGTCGTCGCTGAGTGCAATCAGGAGCGCCAGCAGGTCAAGCAGGCAATCAAGCATTTAGAGCGGGTCGAGGACCTGCTTGGTGACATCGACGACTGCGACGACGACATCGAGCGCCTGCGGGAGAAACGCTCTCAGCAGGCCGAGCTGAACGACCAGCGCCGCGACCAGCTCGCGGAGAAACGCGAGCGCAAGCAGGAGCTTGCAGAGTCGTTCGACGAGGAGCGCATCGAAGAGGCCCGCAACGAGAAGCAGCGGGCGACAAAGTACATCGAGCAGGCCGAGGAGACGCTGGCGGAGAAACGCGAGAAACGCGACGAACTGCAAAACGCTATCGGCGGCGTCACGAACGAGATTGAGGAACTGGAGTCGCTGCGGGAGCGCCGCGAGGACCTAGAAGCGACCCTCGAAAAGCTCGACACGCTGTACGAGGAGACCGAGGAGCTACAGGAGATGTACGGCACGCTCCGGGCAGAACTGCGCCAGCGCAACGTCGAGACGCTCGAACGGATGCTCAACCAGACGTTCGATCTGGTGTATCAGAACGACTCCTACTCACACATCGAACTCGACGGGCAGTACCAGCTGACGGTGTACCAGAAGGACGGCGAGCCGCTGGAACCCGAACAGCTCTCCGGCGGCGAGCGGGCGCTGTTCAACCTCAGTCTCCGGTGTGCTATCTACCGTCTGCTCGCGGAGGGTATCGAGGGTGCTGCCCCGATGCCGCCACTCATTCTCGATGAGCCGACGGTGTTTCTGGATTCGGGCCACGTCACGCAGCTGCTCGACCTCGTCGAGTACATGCGCGACGAGGTCGGCGTCGAGCAGATTCTCGTGGTCAGCCACGACGAGGAACTGGTCGGCGCGGCCGATGCCCTCGTTCGCGTCGAGAAGGACGCCACGACCAACCGCTCGCGGGTCGAGCAGGTCGAGGCGACGGCCGCAGAACTGGCCTGA
- a CDS encoding site-specific integrase codes for MKANTNPTDLQAITPVEALRLYLESKVDEWATATKELQQFHLNEFVEWLAEEDIDDMRNISARTVHRFRLNIKGDIAQSTLSQRVSSVRRFLQFCTTIDAVSPSVPERVEIPNRDTEARTETLEADHAEAALDYLERFAYASREHALLALCWHTGIRTGTLVALDVDDVEPAQNRLRIRHRPESDTPLKNGTTAERYVALSEDVAEVLEDYINHKRKDIEDDYGRMPLFATENGRAPVKTLRRWFQATTRPCIYGTECPHGRDKNECAAAQSMSNASDCPSSVSGHPIRRGAITHFLRKDVPEKVVSDRMNVSTDVLEQHYDRRTEDEKAEQRREYLDGL; via the coding sequence ATGAAAGCAAACACCAATCCGACCGACCTGCAAGCTATCACCCCCGTAGAGGCATTACGACTGTATCTCGAAAGCAAGGTAGACGAATGGGCTACAGCGACTAAAGAACTACAACAGTTCCATTTGAATGAATTTGTTGAGTGGTTGGCTGAAGAAGATATAGACGATATGCGGAATATCTCTGCCCGCACCGTTCACAGATTCCGTTTGAACATTAAAGGTGATATAGCACAATCTACACTCTCACAGAGGGTTAGTTCGGTGCGACGGTTCTTACAGTTCTGTACGACGATAGACGCTGTAAGCCCATCCGTGCCTGAGCGAGTAGAGATTCCGAACCGAGATACGGAGGCACGAACTGAAACACTTGAAGCCGACCATGCAGAAGCTGCATTGGATTACTTGGAGCGGTTCGCATATGCCAGCCGTGAGCATGCTTTGCTGGCACTGTGCTGGCACACAGGCATTCGGACGGGAACCTTAGTCGCCTTGGATGTAGACGATGTAGAACCCGCTCAGAACCGCCTACGAATTCGACATCGGCCCGAGAGTGATACACCGCTGAAAAATGGGACAACTGCCGAACGGTATGTAGCACTATCCGAAGATGTAGCGGAGGTGTTAGAAGACTACATCAATCACAAGCGCAAAGACATTGAAGACGACTACGGGAGAATGCCATTATTCGCTACTGAAAACGGTCGGGCACCAGTGAAGACACTACGGCGGTGGTTTCAGGCTACTACCCGACCGTGTATCTACGGTACTGAGTGCCCGCATGGTCGTGATAAAAACGAGTGTGCGGCAGCACAATCAATGTCTAATGCGAGTGACTGCCCATCAAGTGTGAGCGGGCATCCTATCCGACGTGGTGCTATCACGCACTTCCTACGCAAAGACGTGCCTGAGAAAGTCGTCTCAGATAGGATGAACGTCTCGACTGATGTGCTGGAACAACATTACGACCGTCGTACTGAAGACGAGAAGGCGGAACAAAGGCGCGAATACTTAGACGGCCTTTAG